In Chloracidobacterium sp., one genomic interval encodes:
- a CDS encoding TlpA family protein disulfide reductase encodes MKKLKYNFLLSSIAILVVFAAVSSAQTILTTLDGARVDIAGQRGKVVVLAIGATWLPLSTKQAEYTNTLAKKYAGRDVVFYFVSTDSANTRSKNFVSPVEIKHFVTTAKLNVQMLRDPDGAETIKKFGIEQVPSFVILDKAGKLSGEPFGGIDPKYDITVPISRAIDRLL; translated from the coding sequence ATGAAGAAGCTGAAATACAATTTCCTGCTCAGTTCTATCGCGATCTTGGTCGTATTCGCTGCTGTATCTTCAGCACAAACGATCTTGACGACACTCGACGGTGCTCGCGTTGATATTGCGGGCCAAAGAGGCAAGGTCGTTGTCCTTGCGATAGGCGCGACCTGGCTGCCGTTATCGACCAAACAGGCCGAATACACGAACACTCTGGCGAAAAAGTACGCAGGCCGCGATGTTGTGTTCTACTTCGTTTCTACCGATTCGGCGAATACGAGATCGAAGAATTTTGTCAGCCCCGTCGAGATCAAGCATTTTGTGACGACGGCCAAATTGAACGTTCAGATGCTTCGCGACCCTGACGGTGCGGAAACAATTAAGAAATTCGGGATCGAACAGGTCCCCTCATTCGTCATTTTGGACAAGGCCGGAAAGCTGTCCGGCGAGCCATTCGGCGGCATCGATCCGAAGTACGACATCACCGTACCTATCTCGCGTGCGATCGACAGGCTCCTGTAA
- the gatA gene encoding Asp-tRNA(Asn)/Glu-tRNA(Gln) amidotransferase subunit GatA: protein MSIVSDIEKVLDNADRLNGELNAFLSVEREIAMAEAERIDAQPASSPLHGVAIALKDNICTKGMRTSCGSRILGNYRAQYDATVARRLKDAGAIIVGKTNMDEFAMGSSNESSAFGPAKNPWDTDRVPGGSSGGSAVAVASGVVRASLGSETGGSVRQPASLCGIVGLKPTYGRISRFGLVAFASSLDNIGIFGQTTRDVADVLSVIAGRDENDATSADVAVPEYAASLNEDIRGKRLGVPRDLLGEGLDGEVREHVLTSIDNFRSLGAEIVDIELPHAKYGIAVYYIIATAEASSNLARFDGVRYGYRSAEAAGLRDMYFKTREDGFGAEVKRRIMLGTYVLSSGYYDAYYLKAQKVRSLVKQDYVSAFRECDAILTPTSPSVAFRFGERADDPIAMYLSDIYTVSANLAGIPAISVPCGLSSEGLPIGLQLVGGFWSEAALLNLASKYEAAHPLGKRPGIFAG from the coding sequence ATGTCGATCGTTTCAGATATAGAAAAAGTCCTTGATAATGCCGACCGCCTCAACGGCGAGCTAAACGCGTTCCTGTCCGTTGAACGCGAAATTGCCATGGCGGAGGCCGAGCGGATCGACGCTCAGCCGGCATCATCGCCGCTGCACGGTGTTGCTATCGCCCTAAAGGATAATATCTGCACAAAGGGTATGCGGACATCGTGCGGCTCACGAATACTCGGGAATTACCGGGCTCAATATGATGCAACGGTTGCCCGACGGCTCAAAGATGCGGGCGCGATCATCGTCGGCAAGACCAATATGGACGAATTCGCGATGGGTTCGTCAAACGAGTCATCGGCGTTCGGCCCTGCGAAGAACCCTTGGGACACCGACCGCGTTCCGGGCGGAAGCTCCGGCGGCTCGGCGGTTGCCGTGGCATCGGGTGTCGTAAGGGCATCGCTGGGCAGTGAGACCGGCGGTTCGGTCCGCCAGCCCGCATCGCTGTGCGGCATAGTCGGCCTAAAGCCGACATACGGCCGCATTTCGCGGTTCGGGCTTGTTGCATTCGCGTCGTCGCTCGACAATATCGGCATCTTTGGGCAAACGACACGGGATGTCGCGGATGTATTGAGCGTTATCGCAGGCCGTGACGAAAATGATGCAACATCGGCCGATGTCGCAGTGCCCGAGTACGCGGCCTCGCTTAACGAAGACATACGCGGCAAAAGGCTCGGCGTACCGCGGGATCTCTTGGGTGAAGGCCTTGATGGCGAAGTTCGCGAACACGTACTCACATCGATCGACAATTTCCGCAGCCTCGGAGCCGAGATCGTCGATATCGAGTTGCCTCACGCAAAGTACGGCATTGCCGTTTACTACATCATCGCGACCGCAGAAGCCTCGTCGAATCTTGCGAGATTTGACGGGGTGCGTTACGGCTATCGCTCCGCAGAAGCGGCTGGGCTGCGCGATATGTACTTCAAGACGCGTGAGGACGGCTTTGGAGCAGAGGTTAAGCGCAGGATAATGCTCGGCACTTACGTCCTGTCGAGCGGTTATTACGACGCCTATTATCTGAAAGCGCAAAAGGTACGCTCGCTCGTGAAGCAGGATTATGTATCCGCATTCCGTGAGTGCGACGCCATCCTGACACCGACATCGCCGTCGGTCGCCTTTCGCTTCGGCGAACGCGCCGATGACCCGATAGCGATGTATTTGAGCGATATCTACACGGTCTCGGCAAACCTCGCCGGCATACCTGCGATAAGCGTCCCTTGCGGACTGTCATCCGAAGGCCTGCCGATCGGGCTTCAGCTTGTCGGTGGCTTTTGGTCCGAGGCGGCACTGCTTAACCTTGCTTCA
- a CDS encoding pantoate--beta-alanine ligase, which translates to MEIINRRQRMFSISRKLRREEKSVGFVPTMGALHDGHLTLVREARAANDVVIVSIFVNPKQFNDAADLEKYPRDLTADAARLAEFDVDYIFAPEANEVFPEGFATYVDVVGLTDLMEGAARPGHFRGVATVVTILLNTVRPARAYFGQKDAQQVAVIKRLTADLGFETEIVVIPTVREPSGLAMSSRNERLSPEERERAAAIINALRAAKLAFKKGERNASELTQIVRVHLAEEPLAKLDYVAVVDRDSLQPIDRIGDSEALICVAADIAGVRLIDNVILNRKQ; encoded by the coding sequence ATGGAGATAATTAACCGGCGGCAGCGAATGTTCTCGATCTCACGCAAATTGCGTCGTGAGGAGAAAAGCGTTGGCTTTGTGCCGACGATGGGAGCGTTGCATGACGGGCATTTGACGCTGGTGCGAGAGGCCCGTGCGGCAAATGATGTCGTCATCGTATCCATCTTCGTAAATCCGAAACAGTTCAATGACGCGGCCGATCTTGAAAAGTATCCGCGCGACCTGACAGCCGATGCCGCACGCCTTGCCGAGTTCGATGTCGATTACATCTTCGCCCCCGAAGCGAACGAGGTCTTTCCTGAAGGTTTTGCGACGTATGTCGATGTTGTCGGGCTGACCGATCTGATGGAAGGAGCGGCACGGCCGGGGCATTTCCGCGGCGTCGCAACGGTCGTAACGATACTGCTTAATACCGTGCGTCCTGCACGCGCGTACTTTGGCCAGAAGGATGCTCAGCAGGTTGCTGTCATTAAGCGTTTGACGGCGGATCTCGGCTTTGAGACGGAGATCGTTGTCATCCCGACGGTTCGCGAACCATCCGGCCTTGCGATGTCTTCGCGGAACGAGCGGCTGTCCCCTGAGGAACGTGAACGTGCCGCGGCCATCATAAACGCACTGCGTGCCGCAAAACTCGCTTTCAAGAAAGGTGAACGAAATGCGTCCGAGTTAACGCAGATAGTTCGTGTACACCTTGCAGAAGAACCACTTGCAAAGCTCGACTATGTTGCCGTCGTCGATCGTGACTCGCTGCAACCTATTGACCGTATTGGAGATAGCGAGGCTCTCATCTGCGTGGCGGCCGATATTGCGGGTGTCCGCCTAATAGATAACGTCATCCTTAATCGGAAGCAGTAG
- the folK gene encoding 2-amino-4-hydroxy-6-hydroxymethyldihydropteridine diphosphokinase, whose amino-acid sequence METDFTTAYIALGSNLGDRAGNLLMAVRAFIEASFVVHRLSGIYETDPVEMVSEQKFLNMVAEVRVTNVSPTQMMARLLRIEYLLGRGGKTQKLPRTVDLDILLFGDVCMQTEFLTLPHPRMHERKFILKPLSKIAPDLVHPVLGREIKDLLADLADPYEVKRWFPNARTVVDAAS is encoded by the coding sequence GTGGAAACCGACTTTACGACAGCATACATTGCATTAGGATCGAATCTGGGCGATCGAGCCGGCAACCTTTTGATGGCCGTCCGTGCGTTCATCGAAGCGAGTTTTGTTGTCCACCGTCTATCCGGTATTTATGAGACCGATCCGGTCGAGATGGTGTCGGAGCAGAAGTTCCTCAACATGGTCGCAGAAGTTCGCGTTACCAATGTCAGCCCCACGCAGATGATGGCACGCCTGCTGCGTATCGAATACCTGCTCGGGCGCGGCGGCAAGACCCAAAAGCTGCCTCGCACGGTCGATCTAGATATCCTTTTGTTCGGCGACGTCTGTATGCAGACCGAATTCTTAACGCTGCCGCATCCGCGAATGCATGAACGCAAATTTATTCTGAAGCCGCTGAGCAAGATCGCTCCCGACCTTGTACATCCTGTACTCGGCCGTGAGATCAAAGACCTTTTGGCCGATCTCGCTGACCCTTACGAGGTCAAACGCTGGTTCCCGAATGCCCGCACTGTGGTTGACGCTGCGTCATAG
- the gatC gene encoding Asp-tRNA(Asn)/Glu-tRNA(Gln) amidotransferase subunit GatC has product MDIRKVAKLAHLEITDEEAALFTPQMEDIVKYIEQLNELDTSGVEPMLGGLTYEGLTTFTLREDAAHISFTQAEALGEAPSAVDGHFRVPKVL; this is encoded by the coding sequence ATGGATATAAGGAAAGTCGCTAAGTTAGCCCACCTTGAGATCACGGACGAAGAGGCCGCTCTTTTCACGCCGCAAATGGAAGACATCGTCAAGTACATCGAGCAGCTGAACGAGCTTGATACTTCGGGCGTCGAGCCTATGCTCGGCGGCCTCACGTACGAAGGTCTCACCACCTTTACTCTTCGTGAAGACGCCGCACACATTTCGTTCACGCAGGCCGAAGCTCTTGGCGAAGCACCTTCAGCCGTTGACGGACATTTCCGGGTGCCGAAGGTATTGTGA
- a CDS encoding S46 family peptidase, whose translation MRKKIFVSYLLMTAMLLSSFLSVHAFDEGMYTPSQIASLDLKKRGLKIKPEEIYNPAGGGLSEAIIRLSIGCSAEFVSPDGLILTNHHCGFDALVKASSPERDLVETGFNAGSRAGEIPAEGYSIDIPTRTADVTAKIKSGTENLSGAELAAAVKKNVDALTAAEQAKAPKGSTIRIQAIDSGFFYYLYQTTKIEDIRVVYAPPRNIGVYGGDPDNFEWTRQTGDFTFLRAYTAPDGSSAKYSKNNVPYHPKKYLSISLDGLKDNDFVFVMGYPGGTTRYRESWSNIYARDANFPFLEKWLSALSASLRAIGAGDEEKRIAFQSDIANYDNSRKVYGGGWLRMKRAHVVEARQQDEKRMAEWIAADPDRQKRFGTILPELKTLSEETNATQKRDVVVRRLPDPTGATPVFAQLVTAMAMTEPPNKMLSDEERAAKLEEVKKAYQDREPAHEVEMLKFFLRSFDELPADQKFKPAEDLFGSLKGKARRDAEAKFADSIANGEYADPARVAGLYGPRTLDYNETREKILSFARGVLSELRAISVRAQKFNANIDRLRLGYMQALTEMRGTKTVYPDANFTQRFTFGNIKGYQSREAEYRFPFTTIKGLIEKNTGTPPFDAPQKLIDLQNAQDFGRYRSGDSVVVNFISTNDIIGGNSGSPILNGKGEQVGICFDGNYEGLGNDFYYDPNTNRTISVDIRFVLFVTEKFGGAKWVVDEMKLVGGPKG comes from the coding sequence ATGAGAAAGAAAATCTTCGTATCGTACCTATTGATGACGGCGATGCTGTTGTCGTCGTTCCTATCCGTACATGCCTTTGACGAAGGAATGTACACACCGAGCCAGATCGCAAGCCTCGACCTTAAGAAACGCGGGCTTAAGATCAAGCCCGAAGAGATCTATAACCCGGCAGGCGGCGGCCTTTCAGAAGCGATCATTCGCCTGAGCATCGGCTGCTCTGCGGAGTTCGTATCGCCCGACGGCCTTATCCTGACAAATCATCACTGCGGCTTTGATGCACTCGTCAAAGCGTCGTCACCCGAACGCGACCTCGTTGAAACGGGCTTTAATGCGGGCAGCCGCGCAGGCGAGATCCCGGCCGAAGGATATTCGATAGATATACCGACACGCACCGCGGACGTAACCGCAAAGATCAAGAGCGGTACAGAGAACCTCTCAGGGGCGGAGCTTGCAGCCGCTGTCAAGAAGAATGTCGATGCGTTGACCGCTGCCGAGCAGGCGAAAGCGCCAAAGGGTTCGACGATCCGCATACAGGCGATCGACAGTGGTTTTTTCTACTATCTGTATCAAACGACAAAGATCGAGGATATTCGGGTTGTTTATGCGCCGCCCCGCAACATCGGCGTGTACGGCGGAGACCCTGACAACTTTGAATGGACGCGCCAAACGGGCGACTTCACATTTCTGCGTGCATACACTGCACCGGACGGCTCGTCGGCAAAATACTCGAAGAACAATGTTCCGTACCATCCGAAAAAGTATCTTTCGATCAGCCTTGACGGTCTGAAGGATAACGATTTCGTTTTTGTTATGGGCTATCCGGGCGGAACGACACGTTATCGCGAAAGCTGGTCGAATATTTATGCACGCGACGCGAACTTCCCTTTCCTCGAAAAATGGCTGAGTGCTCTCAGTGCGAGCCTTCGAGCGATCGGCGCTGGCGATGAGGAAAAGAGGATCGCTTTCCAATCCGACATCGCAAATTATGACAATTCACGCAAGGTCTATGGCGGCGGCTGGCTGCGTATGAAGCGGGCCCATGTTGTCGAGGCTCGTCAGCAGGATGAGAAGCGAATGGCTGAGTGGATCGCAGCAGATCCGGACCGGCAGAAGCGTTTCGGCACGATCCTGCCCGAGCTTAAGACCCTTTCGGAAGAGACGAATGCAACGCAAAAGCGTGACGTCGTCGTTCGGCGGCTTCCCGACCCGACTGGCGCCACTCCTGTCTTCGCTCAGCTCGTTACGGCAATGGCAATGACCGAACCTCCCAACAAGATGCTCTCCGACGAAGAGCGTGCGGCAAAGCTGGAAGAGGTCAAAAAAGCGTATCAGGACCGCGAACCGGCCCACGAGGTCGAAATGCTGAAGTTCTTCCTTCGCTCCTTCGATGAGCTTCCGGCCGATCAGAAATTCAAGCCGGCCGAAGACCTGTTCGGCAGTTTGAAGGGCAAGGCGCGGCGTGATGCCGAAGCAAAGTTCGCCGACAGCATCGCGAACGGCGAATATGCCGACCCGGCACGCGTCGCAGGGCTTTATGGCCCGCGTACGCTGGACTATAACGAAACACGCGAAAAGATCCTCAGTTTTGCCCGCGGAGTGCTCAGCGAACTGAGGGCGATCAGTGTCCGCGCTCAGAAATTCAACGCCAATATCGATCGTCTTCGCCTCGGCTATATGCAGGCCCTGACCGAAATGCGCGGCACGAAGACCGTTTACCCCGACGCGAATTTTACGCAAAGGTTCACATTCGGGAACATAAAGGGCTATCAATCGCGCGAAGCAGAGTACCGCTTCCCGTTCACGACGATCAAAGGCTTGATCGAAAAGAATACCGGCACACCGCCGTTCGATGCCCCGCAGAAGCTGATCGACCTTCAGAATGCGCAGGACTTCGGCCGTTACCGATCAGGTGACAGCGTTGTCGTGAATTTTATTTCGACGAACGATATCATCGGCGGTAACAGCGGCTCGCCCATACTCAACGGCAAGGGCGAGCAGGTAGGCATTTGCTTTGACGGTAATTACGAAGGCCTCGGCAACGACTTTTACTACGACCCGAATACGAACCGCACCATCTCGGTCGATATTCGCTTCGTACTGTTCGTTACCGAGAAGTTCGGCGGTGCAAAATGGGTGGTTGACGAAATGAAGCTCGTCGGCGGCCCGAAAGGCTAG
- a CDS encoding DUF721 domain-containing protein, translating into MESLYGPLSAVLAQYIDDEKVASAFVVAAWREVAGVGITERTHTAGFSKGKLTIAVHDALWQRNLEGLATQLLAQLNSRLTGITVKRIEIIVDPEMFAAKPRRI; encoded by the coding sequence ATGGAGAGTCTTTACGGGCCGCTGAGCGCTGTCTTGGCACAGTACATTGACGATGAGAAGGTCGCATCGGCTTTCGTCGTTGCGGCGTGGCGCGAGGTTGCGGGCGTCGGGATCACCGAGCGGACGCATACTGCAGGATTCAGCAAAGGAAAGCTGACAATAGCAGTGCACGATGCTCTGTGGCAGCGTAATCTCGAAGGGCTGGCTACGCAGCTGTTGGCGCAACTCAATTCAAGGCTCACAGGCATCACGGTAAAACGGATCGAAATTATCGTGGATCCCGAAATGTTTGCCGCAAAGCCGCGTCGGATATGA
- the maf gene encoding septum formation protein Maf: MLTLPKLILASESPRRSEILSSVGWEFEKHAAAIDESERDGETPEQYVRRLARGKASAVAERFPNGLVLGADTTVVVGAGILGKPSGLDDARRMLEMLSGRSHIVLTGVAVAHNGRVWDAVEATTVNFCEMSADEIEYLAEKGDPLDKAGAYAVQAQAALFISGIEGDYWNVVGLPVQLVYRLIKKSLHEAGLRA, encoded by the coding sequence ATGTTAACACTGCCTAAATTGATCCTTGCCTCGGAAAGCCCGCGCCGAAGCGAGATATTGTCGTCGGTTGGTTGGGAGTTCGAGAAACACGCTGCTGCGATCGATGAGAGCGAGCGTGACGGTGAGACACCTGAGCAGTATGTCAGAAGGCTTGCACGCGGCAAGGCGTCGGCCGTCGCAGAAAGATTTCCGAACGGTCTCGTTCTCGGGGCGGACACAACCGTCGTTGTCGGCGCCGGGATACTCGGGAAGCCGTCCGGGCTTGACGACGCAAGGCGTATGCTTGAAATGCTGTCAGGGCGTTCTCATATCGTTCTCACAGGTGTGGCAGTGGCTCACAACGGCCGTGTTTGGGACGCGGTTGAGGCCACGACGGTCAACTTCTGCGAGATGTCGGCTGACGAGATCGAATACCTTGCTGAAAAGGGCGACCCGCTCGATAAAGCAGGAGCGTACGCCGTTCAGGCACAGGCGGCTTTATTTATAAGCGGCATCGAAGGTGATTATTGGAATGTCGTCGGCCTTCCGGTGCAGCTTGTCTATAGGCTGATAAAAAAGAGCCTGCACGAGGCAGGCTTGAGAGCTTAG
- the panB gene encoding 3-methyl-2-oxobutanoate hydroxymethyltransferase, translated as MAYLQPDKEGKVYLPAIRAAKERGEKLVCLTAYDYPTARVVDEAGVDIILVGDSMGNVIHGYGNSIPVTLDEISSACIAVKRGTERAMVIADMPFGTYHISENESVKNALRLMKYGGAEAIKLEGGRNRADLVKRLVDEEIPVCAHIGLTPQSVYKMGGYRVQGRTVDQAKRIIDDAKILEDAGAFAIVLELVPREVAAIITKELSISTIGIGAGAECDIQVLVLHDLIGLTYGRQPRFVRQYANLREIITGAIQTWTADVRSGEYPSEKESYGLTAEVFDELKKEL; from the coding sequence ATGGCTTATCTTCAACCCGACAAAGAGGGAAAGGTTTATTTGCCCGCTATCCGTGCGGCCAAGGAACGCGGCGAAAAGCTCGTTTGCCTGACGGCCTACGATTATCCGACGGCCCGCGTAGTTGACGAAGCAGGCGTTGACATCATTCTCGTCGGCGACTCGATGGGAAATGTCATTCACGGCTACGGCAACTCGATCCCGGTCACACTCGACGAGATCTCATCGGCATGCATAGCCGTTAAGCGCGGAACTGAGCGTGCAATGGTCATAGCCGATATGCCGTTCGGTACATATCACATTAGTGAGAATGAAAGCGTAAAAAATGCGCTTCGCTTAATGAAATACGGCGGCGCGGAAGCAATAAAACTCGAAGGCGGACGCAACCGTGCAGACCTTGTCAAGCGGCTCGTTGACGAGGAGATACCTGTCTGCGCGCATATAGGCTTGACGCCGCAGTCCGTTTACAAAATGGGCGGCTATCGTGTACAGGGCCGCACGGTCGATCAGGCAAAGCGGATCATCGACGACGCAAAGATACTCGAAGACGCCGGCGCATTCGCTATCGTCCTTGAGCTTGTACCGCGCGAAGTCGCAGCGATCATTACAAAGGAACTCAGCATTTCGACGATCGGCATCGGCGCGGGAGCCGAATGCGACATACAAGTGCTCGTCTTGCACGACCTGATCGGCCTCACCTACGGCAGGCAGCCGCGCTTCGTGCGGCAATATGCCAACCTGCGTGAGATCATCACCGGTGCTATTCAGACTTGGACCGCCGACGTGCGTTCAGGTGAATATCCGAGCGAAAAGGAGTCGTACGGCCTTACCGCCGAAGTATTTGACGAGCTTAAGAAAGAGCTGTAA